The sequence TGAATATGTAATCGCCGCGGCGCGCGAGATCGTCGTACGGCATCCGCAGGCCCGGCTCCTGTTCGTGGGCGACGGCATCCTGCGCGGGCAGCTTGAACGGCAGGTGGCAGAAGCCGGGCTGGCCGGTCACGTGCGCTTCGTCGGCCTCATACCACCAACACACATCGCCGATTATCTCGGCGCCATGGACGTTGTCGTTCATGCCAGCTTGCGCGAAGGACTGGCGCGCGTCCTGCCGCAAGCATTGATCGCGGGCAAGCCGGTCGTGAGCTACGACGTCGACGGAGCGCGCGAAGTGGTGCTACCGCGCATCACGGGCTACCTGATTCCGCCGTGTACGGTCGAACCGATGACCGCGGCGATCGAAGAACTGATCGCGAAACCGGATTTGCGTGAGACGTTCGGGCTCGAAGGGCGACGCCGTTTCGCGGAGCAATTCCGTCACCAGAATATGACCCGCCAGATTCGCGCGTTGTACGAGCGTTTGCTCGCCGAGCGGTCGGCGGAGCATTCTTCGTGATCACTCCTCGTCCCGATCGAGCGATTTGTCGCCGCCGGACGGTCGGACTAAAATTGAACCGATGGCTCGCGCCGACCGGCGGCGCGCCGTTGGCCATTTCTCGCTAACGCCCCAGAAGGGGCGCCGGTAGGAGTAGCACCGCGATCGTGGCACTGGCAAGTCAAGGAAACGTCGGTCCTTACCGTCTGCTGAACATCGTCAAGACAGGCCAGACCAGCCAGGTATGGGCGGTCATGGACGACCGTGACAAGCGGCGACTGGCGATCAAGCTACTGCTCTCCGACTATCGCAAGGACCGGGAGCATCTTGGCTACCTCAAGCAGGAAGCCGTGGTCGGCAAGACGCTCGACCATCCGCGCGTCATCAAGGTCTTCGAGTACGCCACGGATCACGGCCTTCCGTACCTGGTGATGGAGTACTTTCCCGCGCCGAACATGAAGGAAATCATCCTGCAGGTGCGGCAACAAGTGGCCTTCATGATGCCGCGGATTATCGACGGCGCGGCCGAAGGCCTGGCGTATTTCAATCAGCAAGGCTGGATTCACCGCGACATCAAGCCAGACAACTTCCTGATCATTCAAAACGGCGAAGTGAAGCTGATCGACTTTGCGCTCGCGCAGCGCAAGAAGGGGGTACTCGCCAGGCTGTTTGGACGCGGCAAAGTGCAAGGGACGCGCAGCTACATGTCGCCCGAGCAGATCCGCGGCGAGCCTTTGGACGAGCGGGCCGACATCTACAGTTTTGGCTGCACGATCTTTCACCTGGTGGCCGGCCGGGCACCTTATACGGGCGCGAATTCCAACGAATTGCTCAACAAGCACCTGCGCGCCGCGGTCCCCGTGCTCGAGGCGTTCGATCGCAACATAACATCGGAGTTCGGCGCGCTCATCCGCTCGACGATGGCCAAGGATCCGAAAGGGCGGCCCGACTCGATGGCAAAGTTTCTCAGCGAATTCCGCGGTATTTCGATGTTCAAGCGCATGCCCGACCCACCAGCCAGCGCTCCGGCCGAGGAA comes from Pirellulales bacterium and encodes:
- a CDS encoding serine/threonine-protein kinase; protein product: MALASQGNVGPYRLLNIVKTGQTSQVWAVMDDRDKRRLAIKLLLSDYRKDREHLGYLKQEAVVGKTLDHPRVIKVFEYATDHGLPYLVMEYFPAPNMKEIILQVRQQVAFMMPRIIDGAAEGLAYFNQQGWIHRDIKPDNFLIIQNGEVKLIDFALAQRKKGVLARLFGRGKVQGTRSYMSPEQIRGEPLDERADIYSFGCTIFHLVAGRAPYTGANSNELLNKHLRAAVPVLEAFDRNITSEFGALIRSTMAKDPKGRPDSMAKFLSEFRGISMFKRMPDPPASAPAEENAS